From a region of the Latilactobacillus sakei genome:
- a CDS encoding YhgE/Pip domain-containing protein, translating to MIQNEFKFIAKNKIIMISLIAIMFIPFLYSVFFLKSVWDPYGSTGELPVAVVNNDQPATYNGETLSAGKDMVKELKKNDQLGWRFVSAKKAKQGLKDKEYYTVVTLPKNFSANAATVLDKNPKKMQIQYETNDSLNFIGEVISEMGAKELNAQVRETVTKAYAQVMFKQVKTAGKGFSTAASGAKKLTDGSVTLSDGLNTYTAGVDQVNDGVMTMKTSVTPLSDGIQKLAAGSGALNTGLQTLNSKTGALASGASQLDSGANQLNTGLQTLNSKTGALASGASQLNNGAGQLNTGLQTLNSKTGALASGASQLNNGAGQLNTGLQTLNGKTGALASGAKDLNNGAGQLNTGLQTLNGKTGALASGAKDLNNGAASLSKGVTAYTDGTSSLNDGLQELAKNNNDLNNGATSLASGVKDLKAGSQKISAGLQKMQSQLNSNPTFKDDASYNAAVAQYTALNGMIAQVESTIPALQTDLNAIPDQVVATTDFNAKAQAIIDAEKQAGIVFSAQQEAGIKAKLSAQLSASAKDEAQQIVSGINAKIDAKKPTAAQYAQLTAAVKGSVSMLGSLKAIQTGLNDDAQGNPGLASGAAKLDAGISQLETGSQAVIAGLGKYTTGVATAANGSKALVSKNGELVAGGTQLAAGTNQLNGQIPALTSGVSQLATGSKALYAGTAQLNGQVPQLTSGVGQLATGSKALYAGTAQLNGQVPQLTSGVSQLATGSKALYAGTAQLNGQVPQLTSGVGQLAAGSQQLATGTGQLNSQVPQLTSGVSQLATGSETLNGGLGQLNAKIPTLTSGVGQLADGTSQLAANSAKLNDGAGQLTEGNKTLATALKGGAKQVNDIQLTNKTADMFAAPAELKHSNYSYVPNYGHALAPYVLSLALFVGAIVFNFAFPIRKISMTGQSATAWYLSKISVGALVAVGMAIIEPGLMMIAGLNVDHPAQFFLVSIVFSLTSMAIIMFLSMTFDNPGRFLAMVLLMLQLGGSGGTFPMEITNHFYNVIHPFLPMTYSILGFRQAITSGLGNGQVLQTVFTLLLFMVVALILLWFGMNHLQKIGNGGRSVLDDNQKLQDLEK from the coding sequence ATGATTCAAAATGAATTTAAGTTCATTGCCAAGAATAAAATCATCATGATTTCGTTAATCGCAATCATGTTTATTCCGTTCTTGTACAGTGTCTTTTTCCTGAAATCTGTCTGGGATCCTTACGGTAGTACTGGTGAATTACCAGTCGCTGTCGTAAATAATGATCAACCAGCAACTTATAACGGTGAAACGTTGAGTGCTGGTAAAGACATGGTTAAGGAATTAAAGAAGAACGACCAATTAGGTTGGCGTTTCGTTTCGGCCAAGAAGGCTAAACAAGGTTTGAAGGATAAAGAATACTATACAGTCGTTACTTTACCTAAGAACTTTTCAGCAAACGCCGCAACAGTCTTGGATAAGAATCCTAAAAAGATGCAAATCCAATATGAAACAAATGATTCATTGAACTTCATCGGTGAAGTTATCAGTGAAATGGGTGCCAAGGAATTGAACGCCCAAGTACGTGAAACAGTGACAAAGGCTTATGCCCAAGTTATGTTTAAACAAGTCAAAACAGCTGGTAAAGGCTTCAGTACAGCCGCTTCAGGGGCTAAGAAGTTAACAGATGGTTCAGTCACACTTTCCGATGGCTTGAACACTTATACCGCTGGTGTTGATCAGGTGAACGATGGTGTTATGACAATGAAAACTAGCGTGACACCTTTATCAGACGGTATTCAAAAATTAGCAGCCGGTTCAGGGGCCTTAAACACAGGTCTACAAACATTGAATAGCAAAACAGGCGCCTTAGCCTCAGGTGCTAGCCAATTGGACAGCGGTGCTAACCAATTGAACACAGGTTTACAAACATTGAACAGTAAGACAGGCGCATTAGCTTCAGGCGCCAGCCAATTGAACAATGGTGCCGGTCAATTAAATACAGGCTTACAAACATTGAACAGTAAAACAGGTGCATTGGCTTCAGGTGCTAGTCAATTGAATAACGGTGCTGGTCAATTAAATACAGGTTTACAAACGTTAAATGGTAAAACAGGTGCATTGGCCTCAGGTGCAAAAGATTTGAATAATGGCGCTGGTCAATTAAATACAGGTTTACAAACGTTAAATGGTAAAACAGGCGCCTTAGCCTCAGGTGCAAAAGACTTAAATAATGGGGCTGCTAGCTTAAGTAAGGGTGTAACAGCTTATACTGATGGCACAAGTAGTTTAAATGACGGTTTACAAGAACTTGCTAAAAATAATAATGATTTAAACAACGGTGCAACAAGTCTAGCATCTGGCGTTAAGGACTTAAAAGCGGGTAGTCAAAAGATTTCTGCTGGGTTACAAAAGATGCAATCACAACTTAACAGCAATCCAACATTCAAAGATGATGCAAGTTATAATGCAGCCGTTGCACAATATACAGCATTAAATGGGATGATTGCGCAAGTTGAAAGTACGATTCCTGCCTTACAAACAGATTTAAATGCGATTCCTGATCAAGTTGTTGCAACAACTGATTTCAATGCAAAAGCACAAGCAATTATTGATGCTGAAAAACAAGCTGGCATTGTTTTCAGTGCACAACAAGAAGCCGGCATTAAAGCTAAGTTGAGTGCACAACTCTCCGCTTCAGCTAAGGATGAAGCACAACAAATTGTTTCTGGTATTAATGCTAAAATTGATGCTAAGAAACCAACAGCTGCACAATACGCACAGTTAACAGCAGCTGTTAAAGGTTCTGTTTCAATGTTAGGTAGTCTTAAAGCAATCCAAACTGGCTTGAACGATGATGCACAGGGCAATCCTGGTTTAGCATCTGGTGCAGCTAAGTTAGATGCTGGTATTAGCCAATTAGAAACAGGGTCACAAGCAGTGATTGCTGGTCTAGGTAAATATACAACAGGTGTCGCAACTGCTGCTAATGGTTCTAAAGCATTAGTAAGTAAGAATGGTGAATTAGTTGCTGGTGGTACTCAATTAGCTGCTGGAACAAACCAATTAAATGGTCAAATCCCAGCGTTAACCAGCGGTGTTAGCCAATTAGCAACAGGTTCAAAAGCCTTATATGCTGGTACAGCCCAATTAAATGGTCAAGTACCACAATTGACAAGCGGTGTTGGTCAATTAGCAACAGGTTCAAAAGCCTTATATGCCGGTACAGCCCAATTAAACGGTCAAGTACCACAATTGACAAGCGGTGTTAGTCAATTAGCAACAGGTTCAAAAGCCTTGTATGCTGGTACAGCCCAATTAAATGGTCAAGTACCACAATTGACAAGCGGTGTTGGTCAATTGGCTGCTGGTTCACAACAATTAGCAACTGGTACTGGTCAATTGAATAGCCAAGTCCCACAATTAACAAGTGGCGTTAGCCAATTGGCAACCGGTTCTGAAACATTGAACGGTGGTCTAGGTCAATTAAACGCTAAGATCCCAACGTTAACGAGTGGTGTTGGTCAATTAGCTGATGGGACGAGTCAATTAGCTGCTAACTCAGCTAAATTAAATGACGGTGCTGGACAGTTAACTGAAGGTAACAAGACTTTAGCAACGGCCCTTAAGGGTGGCGCAAAACAAGTCAACGATATCCAATTAACGAATAAGACAGCCGACATGTTCGCTGCACCTGCTGAATTGAAACACTCAAACTACAGCTATGTGCCTAACTACGGCCATGCTTTAGCACCATACGTGCTTTCATTAGCCTTATTCGTTGGGGCAATCGTCTTCAACTTTGCCTTCCCAATCCGGAAGATTTCAATGACTGGTCAATCAGCAACAGCTTGGTACTTAAGTAAGATTTCTGTCGGCGCCTTAGTTGCTGTCGGCATGGCAATCATCGAACCTGGTTTGATGATGATTGCAGGTTTAAATGTTGATCATCCTGCTCAATTCTTCTTAGTATCAATTGTGTTCTCATTGACATCGATGGCAATCATCATGTTCCTATCAATGACGTTCGACAATCCTGGTCGTTTCTTGGCGATGGTTCTCTTGATGCTCCAATTAGGTGGTTCAGGTGGGACATTCCCAATGGAAATTACAAACCACTTCTACAATGTCATCCATCCATTCTTACCAATGACTTATTCAATCCTAGGCTTCAGACAAGCAATTACATCTGGTTTAGGTAACGGTCAAGTGCTACAAACAGTCTTCACGTTACTACTATTTATGGTAGTTGCATTGATTCTATTGTGGTTCGGTATGAATCATTTACAAAAAATTGGTAATGGCGGTCGTTCAGTATTAGATGACAACCAAAAATTACAAGATCTTGAAAAATAA
- a CDS encoding serine--tRNA ligase, translated as MLDIRVIRENVQWAKDKLATRGIDAAEIDEVVALDEKRRALIVQTEELKKNRNAASEAIAVAKRNKEDATEQIAAMKNVGAEIKDLDAQLAEVKEKVDYILVRLPNFPDDSAPVGLDESFSREERKWSTPREFDFEPLAHWDIGEKLGILDFERAAKVSGSRFVYYKGAGARLERAVYNFMLDQHAKEGYEEMITPYLVNGESMFGTGQFPKFTEDVYTMTNEGEPMTLIPTAEVPLTNFYRDEILDGAQLPIYFTALSPAFRSEAGSAGRDTRGLIRMHQFNKVEMVKFTKPEESFNELEKMTNDAENILKALNLPYHVITLATGDASFTSAKTYDIEVWLPAQNTYREISSCSDCTDFQARRAQIRYRDEDGHVNLVHTLNGSGLAVGRTVAAILENYQNEDGSVTIPEALVPYMGGMTKIERV; from the coding sequence ATGTTAGATATCAGAGTAATTCGGGAAAATGTCCAATGGGCAAAGGATAAATTAGCAACTCGTGGCATTGATGCCGCAGAAATCGATGAGGTAGTTGCCTTAGATGAAAAACGGCGCGCTTTAATCGTCCAAACCGAAGAATTGAAGAAAAATAGAAACGCGGCTTCAGAAGCAATCGCTGTTGCTAAACGCAATAAGGAAGATGCAACTGAACAAATCGCTGCGATGAAGAATGTCGGCGCAGAAATCAAAGACTTAGATGCCCAATTAGCTGAAGTCAAGGAAAAAGTGGACTATATTTTGGTTCGCTTACCTAACTTCCCTGATGATTCAGCACCAGTTGGTTTGGATGAAAGCTTCAGCCGTGAAGAACGTAAATGGTCAACCCCCCGCGAATTTGATTTCGAACCATTAGCACACTGGGATATCGGTGAAAAATTGGGTATCTTAGATTTTGAACGGGCTGCTAAAGTTTCAGGAAGCCGTTTCGTTTATTACAAGGGTGCTGGTGCACGTTTGGAACGGGCCGTTTATAACTTTATGTTGGATCAACATGCCAAAGAAGGTTATGAAGAAATGATTACCCCTTACTTGGTTAATGGTGAATCAATGTTTGGGACTGGCCAATTTCCTAAGTTTACGGAAGATGTTTACACAATGACTAATGAAGGCGAACCAATGACCTTGATTCCAACAGCCGAAGTGCCATTGACAAACTTCTACCGTGATGAAATCTTAGATGGCGCCCAATTACCAATCTACTTCACAGCCTTATCACCAGCCTTCCGTTCAGAAGCTGGGAGTGCCGGTCGTGATACACGTGGTTTAATCCGGATGCACCAATTTAACAAAGTTGAAATGGTGAAATTCACAAAGCCTGAAGAATCATTTAATGAATTAGAAAAAATGACCAACGATGCTGAAAACATCTTAAAAGCATTGAACTTGCCATACCATGTCATTACATTGGCAACTGGCGATGCCAGCTTCACATCAGCTAAGACTTATGACATTGAAGTTTGGTTACCAGCTCAAAATACTTACCGTGAAATCTCAAGCTGTTCAGATTGTACCGACTTCCAAGCACGTCGCGCCCAAATTCGTTACCGTGACGAAGATGGCCACGTGAACTTGGTCCACACATTGAACGGTTCAGGTTTAGCGGTTGGCCGGACAGTTGCTGCCATTTTGGAAAACTACCAAAATGAAGACGGCAGTGTCACAATCCCAGAAGCATTGGTACCATACATGGGTGGCATGACAAAAATAGAGCGCGTTTAA